The following nucleotide sequence is from Streptomyces sp. NBC_00237.
GCGGGCGCGCAGCTCGTCGCCGATCTGTCCCTTCGACCGGGAGAACGTGCGGACCTCGGACAGGTCCCACGGGTTGCGGAACCGCCGGTCCTCCACCGAATCGGGGTTGAGGATCGGGTCGAGGTCGTACGAGTCCCGCGACCCCGTGGAGGAGCCGCGTTCGACCGCGAGCGCGGCCGGGCCCCGGTCGGTGGCCTGCGTCGCCGAGCGGACCCGCTCCAGCGCGGAGCGACGCTCCAGCTGGCGGCGGTGGTCGTCGACGTCGGCGAACTCCCTGGTCAGTTCGTCGAAGGTCTGCTCGTCGTCCCGGGTGAGTGCGTCGCGCTTCTCCAGGTCTTCGAGCTGGGCGCGGATGTCCTTGAGACGGATGACCGCCTGCTGGTGAGAGAGCTGAAGTTCAGGCATCAGCCTGTCTCCTTCGGGGTGTCGATGGACGCCAGAACGCCGTCCATCAGCGCGCCGATCTCGGCGAGCTGCGGGCGCATGCGTGCTGTACGAGGGGAAGGCGACGGGTGCCCATCGGCGGGCGGCGCGTCAGGTACTGCGGGGGCTGGCGGGTGCTCATCAGCGAGCGGCGCGCCATCGGTCTTGCGCTGGAGGGAACGGACTGCGCCCGCGAGGGCCCGGGCCATCGGCTCCGGGTCGGCGGGGATGTCGACCACGACGAGGTGTTCACCCCGGGTGGGCCGGCCAGGCTGCTGGTAGAGCAGCGCGGTCGCCACCTCACGGCGGAGTTCAGGGTCCTCGGGGACCGACGGCGCCCCAGCGTCGCGTGCCAGGGAGTGGCGGATACGCCGTGCCATCGCGTCGTCCGCGGCGAGCCCGTCGGCCATGTCCCGGGCCCGTACGGAGACACTCGTCCCCGCGTAGGCCGGGAAGACGACGGGCCCCAGCTCGCGGCACCGGATCTCGATCAGCTCGCGCTGGAGAGGGCCCCGGTCGCCGGGCATGTAGAGCAACTCCATGACCTGATCAGGCTTGACGACCTTCCCGGCCGCGTCGCGCCATTCCTCGCGCACGACCTCGAACCGGAAGCTCATCCCGTTCACGGAGCCCTCGGCGATGGCGTCGCGGACGGGCTGCATCAGCCAGTTGTCAGTCACCCGGGCCTCGACGTACAGGCCCGCATCGTCCTCGCGGAGGTCGGAGATGGACCCGATGGGCAGGGACCCGATCAGCGGGTGCCGACCGTGATCGAACTGCATGACCGGGGTGCTCTCGCGGATCGTCTTGCGGAACGCGCCCTTGCGGATCGTCTCGGTGAACCGGCCCTCCCAGCTATCGATCTCGGTGGCCTCGCCGAACATCGCCGCGTACCCGGACAGGGTGCGGCCGTCGTCGCCCTCCGCGTCGCCCTCGGCGCGCTGGAGCAGGAACGGCGCGGACCTTTCCAGGTCGCGCGCCGCAGGGTGCAGGGTGGGCATCAGGCCCCCTCCTCATCAGATGGTGGTGTCGACTGGCCTGGCGGACCCGTACCGGGCGCCTGGAGCTGCACCGAGAACAACCCGGTGTGCTCCAGGAGCCCCCAGTCCTCGGCGCCCACGGCGCGCTGCACGGACTCCGGGGTGTACCCGGCATCGACGAGGGCGCGGATCGTCCGGGACTGGAGTCCCTGGATCTCGGCCGCGTCCTTGCGGTCCTCCCGCAGGAACGGCACGTCGCGCGCGTCGTACCAAAGCCGCACCGCCGTCGACGGCCCAGCACCCGGTGCGGAGCTGGGAGTGGGCAGCAGGTGAGCGAAGGACCCAGCCGCGTTCTGCCACAGCGGATGGATCGTGCCGTCCGCGAATCGGCGCCTGGCTTGCCCGTAGTTGGAGTACGTGGCCGCAGCCAGGCCCTCGCTGAATCCCACGATCACCGGGGGCACCCCGGCCGCCGCAGCGATGCGGGTCTCCCCGGCGCCCTGCACTGAGCTGAAGTCCATCTGCTTGAAGTCAGATCCAGCGACAGTCACGTCCGCGCCGCCGCCCAAGTACAGAGTCTTGTAGGCGTTCTCCACGCCGCGGTGCTCGCTGTCCATCTTGGCCTTGAACTTGGCGAATGCCTCAGGGCTGACCTCCCGAGCCAGCCGTACGACCAGGTTCGGCGTCGCCGCGTTCTCGAAGTACCGGCGCTTGTGGCCTGCCATCAGGTCGTCGTTCTGCGCTTCGCGGATCACCGGAGTCAGCCAGGACATCCCCCGGTACGTGGCTAGCGGGTCCGGGGTCGGCGCGAAGTGCGCCACCTCGTCGGCGAGCAGCGCGACCGGGGCCCCGCCGGGCTCCTGGTAGAGGTAGCCGAGCCGCCGCCACCCGAGGTCACCCCCGCGCACCCGGCGCCGTTCCAGCACGATCTGCACCCAGTCCGGGCGCATCCGTACGAGGTCGTCTCCGTCGCGAGTCCAGTACGAGTTGCCGGTGAGGTCCGCGTCCTGGATCACCCGGGCCAGCAGGTCTTGGGTGGTGCCGCCCTGCCAGGGGCGTTCCAGGAGTCGCAGGTCCGGCGTCCCGAACATCTCGCTGGGAGCGCCGTTGTTGAGGCGCTGCCACTGGAACCGGGGCGCGGAGAACACCGACTGCCGGGCCACCATGCACGCCCAGATGACGGGGTTCGTGGCGAACAGCCTCGCGTATCCCGGGAGGTCACCAGGGGCCTTTTCCGCGGACTGCCCGGGCTGCGTCTGGGTGATCCCTAGCGCCGAGACCCCGCCGTACCCCAGGGACTCCTGGAGGGCCTGCGCGTAGTCGTCGATGGTGCTGATGGACCGGTTCTCGGTGCGGGCCCGGGTGCTCCTCCACAGGTTCGTCATCCGCTACCGCCCACGTCGGTAAGCAGCAGGCAGTACACGATGAGGAGGATGCCGCCCGTCATCAGCGCCGCCGCGAGGTCGATACCGAGGCCGACGCCGATCGTGACCATCGCACCGCCCGCAAGGACACCAGCACGCGCCCAACTGGCACGAGTTACCCGTACGCGGCCCACGGCTCCACCTCCTCCTCCGGTTCCTCGACCTCGACGGTCAGCCCCCACGCGGCGAACGTGGCCGCGACCAACGGGCTGATGTCGATGCCCTCGCTGCGCCGCGCCCACGCCCACGCGTCACCCAGGTCCCGCTTCCGGGCTCCGGCCAACGCGGTCGCCAGCGGAGCCTGATCGATGTGCACCAAGGCCCCGGACACCACCGCGTCGTAGAACTGTCCGCAGCCCTGCGCGATCTCGCGGACTTTCGGCTGCACCACCGGGGCCAGTGGCGTCCGCTCGTCTTCCGGCAGGTCTGCCTGCTCCTCGGGCGTCAGCGCGTCCACCAACGGTTTGATGAGTGATCCGGCGGGGCCGCCCCCGTCGATGACCCAGCAGCGGGGCCGCCACTTCTTCGTCAGCTCCACCGCGCGGGCGATCACCCAGTCCGTCCCGGGCCGGTTTTCGACCACCTCAACATGTATGGCCTCACCGCTCTGACCTGCGACGCAGATCGATGCGTGGGAGCGCTCCGGCGTCATGTCGAGGGAGAACGCCACCGGGTCGCTCGGTTTGGACTGTCCGTCCGTCAGGGCCCGCCACGCGTCCTCGCTGATGACCGACCACGTGTCGCCGCCGTCGCTCGGGTAGTCACCCACACCGAGACGCTCGCGCGCGTAGATATCCGGCCCCATGGTGAGCCGCTCTCGCTCCGTGTGCTCCATGCTCAGCCGGTAGCCCAACGCCGGGTTGGCGCGCGCCACCGACTCTGGGGCGGCAGGGTCGTCGTGCTCGGTGCAGTCCACCCGGCACTCGCGGACGTGCGGGTCGATGCTCCACTCCAGGTACGCCAGCGAAGGGTCCGGCACCCCGGACTCGACCGCGGCCAAGGCGCGGGCCCGGAGACGGGCGAGCTGCATCGACAGCCTGCCGATCCCGGCCGAACCGAGGTAGAACACCTGCGGGTTCTTCACGGCCGCCATGGTCGGCATCAGGGCGCCCATGCCCTCGTCGCCGAGGTGCATTGCCTCGTCGAGGATGTTGCAGTGACCCGTGAACCCGCGGCCCGAACCTGAGCTTCGGGCGAGGAACCGGAGCGTCTGCCCGGTGAGCAGTTCGATGGCCTCCTCGCCGGTTGTCCGCCGCACTCGGGCGACGCGTTTGCGCAGGTCATCGCAGTTCATGATGAGCTGCTCGATGCGCTTGAACCCGACGATCGCCGTCTTGAACTCGTGCGCTGAGTGGATGATCAGCTTCTCGCCGAGGAGGAACAGGCCCGCAAGTTCCCGGGCCTCGATGATCGCGCCTTTGCCGTTCTGCCGGGGGACGTTGACGCAGGTCTCGAAGGCGGACCAGGTCCCGTCGGCGCGCTCGCCGAGGCCCACATGCAGCACGTGCTGTTGCCAGGGGTCCAGCTCCAGCCCGGCGACCGCAGCGAGTTCGATCGCTTCTTGCCCGGACGAGCTGACGAACGGGGGCACCGTGGTGAGGCGGGGCTCTTGGACTCCGTACGGCAGGTCAGGCGCCACGGCGGGCGGCCCGTCGAGCAGTGAGGTCATCGAGTGCGTCCCCCTTCGACTGGGCCGGGGCGAGCTTCCGCAGGTCGGTCATCAGCGGGCGCAGTTGCGCAGCAGCAACGGCCACGGAGGTCGGGGCGTCGCTCCCGTCGATTGCCTCGGCGAGCGCGAGGGCCAGGGCGACGAGTCCGGGGGCGATGGCGCGGACGCCAAGCTGGTCGATCTCGGCGGCCGTCTCGTCGGCGACCATGCCTCACCTCCGCCGTTGTCAGTGGTGGCCGGTACGGTGCGGGGTGTTGGGCCGGTCGGTTTGCCAGTGGGCAGCGCGGTCAAGGGGGGCGGGTAGGTAGGCCCCCGCGTCCGCGTCGGGGCTCGAAGAGAAATCCGTCTCAGCCGCCCCCCTCCCAAGATCACAACTAGTTACCCAGAGTCATGTAACCGAGCGTGACCAACTTGGAGAGGTCGTAGCGCTACGGCCGAGAATGATCTTGAAATCGGGCCGCGCAAAAATCCGGGCGACAAGGGCTTTTGGGTCGCCCGCTCCTCCGCGTTCACGATGACCAACGGCCCCCCTCCCTCACGGAGATCATCACGCGGCTGACCTGCGTGTCAGCACGGATCGTCACCCAGTGCTGCACTGCCGGGCGGCATGCTCCGCAGGCGCTCACCGAGGGGAGTAGGTCACCATGCGCGCGACGACTGGGGGGTGATCGCCCTTGATCCACCCTTGCGCTGCTGGGTGTACCAGCGCGTCACAACAGCTTCGAGCGCTGGTTGACGCATGTCGCGGACGCGCTGCGTGACGACGTCGCGACCGGGATCGACCACGATCTCCTTCGCGTCCCATCGCCGGTACTTGGCCTTCCACCTGGGGGAGGGCATGGTGTGGATGAGGTACACGTC
It contains:
- a CDS encoding HK97 family phage prohead protease, with the protein product MPTLHPAARDLERSAPFLLQRAEGDAEGDDGRTLSGYAAMFGEATEIDSWEGRFTETIRKGAFRKTIRESTPVMQFDHGRHPLIGSLPIGSISDLREDDAGLYVEARVTDNWLMQPVRDAIAEGSVNGMSFRFEVVREEWRDAAGKVVKPDQVMELLYMPGDRGPLQRELIEIRCRELGPVVFPAYAGTSVSVRARDMADGLAADDAMARRIRHSLARDAGAPSVPEDPELRREVATALLYQQPGRPTRGEHLVVVDIPADPEPMARALAGAVRSLQRKTDGAPLADEHPPAPAVPDAPPADGHPSPSPRTARMRPQLAEIGALMDGVLASIDTPKETG
- a CDS encoding phage portal protein, translating into MTNLWRSTRARTENRSISTIDDYAQALQESLGYGGVSALGITQTQPGQSAEKAPGDLPGYARLFATNPVIWACMVARQSVFSAPRFQWQRLNNGAPSEMFGTPDLRLLERPWQGGTTQDLLARVIQDADLTGNSYWTRDGDDLVRMRPDWVQIVLERRRVRGGDLGWRRLGYLYQEPGGAPVALLADEVAHFAPTPDPLATYRGMSWLTPVIREAQNDDLMAGHKRRYFENAATPNLVVRLAREVSPEAFAKFKAKMDSEHRGVENAYKTLYLGGGADVTVAGSDFKQMDFSSVQGAGETRIAAAAGVPPVIVGFSEGLAAATYSNYGQARRRFADGTIHPLWQNAAGSFAHLLPTPSSAPGAGPSTAVRLWYDARDVPFLREDRKDAAEIQGLQSRTIRALVDAGYTPESVQRAVGAEDWGLLEHTGLFSVQLQAPGTGPPGQSTPPSDEEGA
- a CDS encoding terminase, with the translated sequence MTSLLDGPPAVAPDLPYGVQEPRLTTVPPFVSSSGQEAIELAAVAGLELDPWQQHVLHVGLGERADGTWSAFETCVNVPRQNGKGAIIEARELAGLFLLGEKLIIHSAHEFKTAIVGFKRIEQLIMNCDDLRKRVARVRRTTGEEAIELLTGQTLRFLARSSGSGRGFTGHCNILDEAMHLGDEGMGALMPTMAAVKNPQVFYLGSAGIGRLSMQLARLRARALAAVESGVPDPSLAYLEWSIDPHVRECRVDCTEHDDPAAPESVARANPALGYRLSMEHTERERLTMGPDIYARERLGVGDYPSDGGDTWSVISEDAWRALTDGQSKPSDPVAFSLDMTPERSHASICVAGQSGEAIHVEVVENRPGTDWVIARAVELTKKWRPRCWVIDGGGPAGSLIKPLVDALTPEEQADLPEDERTPLAPVVQPKVREIAQGCGQFYDAVVSGALVHIDQAPLATALAGARKRDLGDAWAWARRSEGIDISPLVAATFAAWGLTVEVEEPEEEVEPWAAYG
- a CDS encoding AAA family ATPase — encoded protein: MLYVITGPPAAGKSSWVTSHAKATDIVIDLDVITRALTGPGAPQWNHDPVVSKVALRARYAAIDEAVKHRDTTDVYLIHTMPSPRWKAKYRRWDAKEIVVDPGRDVVTQRVRDMRQPALEAVVTRWYTQQRKGGSRAITPQSSRAW